In Pelecanus crispus isolate bPelCri1 chromosome Z, bPelCri1.pri, whole genome shotgun sequence, the following are encoded in one genomic region:
- the MCIDAS gene encoding multicilin gives MPPPLGCTDFDFSLGEEVAFSPCTPQPESGALPQLPPQCLPSPEPCWRDLADQHQKALGDALEANSQLRGTLTQRQEELATLRESNAQLKELASQARQLAAVLDVRAAGPAAPRPSWALGTASGVDAMLREVSEKCRAALRSLGGSPAGGIRTLAFPQGNAFTLRTAGGGYRFRWVPR, from the exons ATGCCACCGCCACTGGGCTGCACCGACTTTGATTTCTCTCTGGGCGAGGAGGTGGCCTtcagcccctgcaccccgcagcCGGAGAGCGGCGCGCTGCCGCAGCTGCCCCCGCAGTGCCTGCCTTCCCCCGAGCCGTGCTGGAGGGACCTGGCGGACCAGCACCAGAAAGCGCTGGGAGATGCCCTGGAGGCAAACAGCCAG CTGCGGGGGACCCTGACGCAGAGGCAGGAAGAGCTGGCGACGCTGCGGGAGAGCAACGCgcagctgaaggagctggcGAGCCAGGCCCGGCAGCTGGCCGCCGTCCTTGACGTGCGTgctgccggcccggccgccccacGGCCCAGCTGGGCCCTGGGGACA GCGTCGGGCGTGGACGCCATGCTGCGGGAGGTGTCGGAGAAGTGCCGCGCTGCCCTGCGCAGCCtggggggcagcccc GCGGGCGGCATCCGCACCCTGGCCTTCCCGCAGGGCAACGCCTTCACCCTCCGCACGGCCGGCGGCGGGTACCGCTTCCGCTGGGTGCCGCGCTGA
- the CCNO gene encoding cyclin-O — MVTAASGRRGGSSPPRRGPGGSPGRCPRRPARRRRPGPGSGSGTAAGESPQELQAFRDYGESWYRSRKGLESRFQPREPLARQPQVTAEARCKLVSWLIPVHRHFGLSFEALCLAVNTLDRFLATTPVAADCFQLLGVTALLIACKQVEVHPPSVKELLALCCGAFTRQQLRNLECIVLHRLGFDLAAPTVSFFLEHFSQVRLEARGADAGEAADARSLAGGVAELSLADYAFTKYAPSLLAAGSLGLADRLLRHRSPLDLRVSGYPEGLLRDCMDQLQLLVSLNGHSLPLLLPPEVAQKCPWLRGGDGEGSRRWCL, encoded by the exons ATGGTGACGGCGGCGAGCGGGCGGCGAGGCGGCAGCAGCCCGCCCAGGCGGGGTCCCGGCGGCTCCCCCGGCCGCTGCCCTCGGCGCccggcacggcggcggcggccggggccggggagcgggagcggcaCGGCGGCGGGGGAAAGCCCGCAGGAGCTGCAGGCTTTCCGCGACTACGGGGAGAGCTGGTACCGCTCCCGCAAAGGGCTGGAGAGCCGCTTCCAGCCGCGGGAGCCGCTCGCCCGGCAGCCGCAg GTGACGGCGGAGGCGCGCTGCAAGCTGGTCAGCTGGCTCATCCCCGTGCACCGGCACTTCGGGCTCTCCTTCGAGGCGCTCTGCCTGGCCGTCAACACCCTCGACCGCTTCCTCGCCACCACCCCCGTGGCCGCCGACTGCTTCCAGCTCCTGGGGGTGACGGCGCTGCTCATCGCCTGCAAGCAG GTGGAGGTGCACCCCCCCAGCGTGAAGGAGCTCCTCGCCCTCTGCTGCGGCGCCTTCACCCGCCAGCAGCTCCGCAACCTGGAGTGCATCGTCCTGCACCGCCTGGGCTTCGACCTGGCGGCGCCCACCGTCAGCTTCTTCCTGGAGCACTTCAGCCAGGTGCGGCTGGAGGCGCGGGGGGCCGacgcgggggaggcggcggacGCCAGGAGCCTGGCGGGGGGCGTAGCCGAGCTCAGCCTGGCCGACTACGCCTTCACCAAATACGCCCCGTCCCTGCTGGCCGCCggcagcctggggctggcgGACCGGCTGCTGCGCCACCGCAGCCCCCTGGACCTGCGGGTCAGCGGCTACCCGGAGGGGCTGCTGCGGGACTGCATGgaccagctgcagctcctggtgtCCCTGAACGGGCACTCCCTGCCGCTCCTCCTGCCGCCGGAGGTGGCCCAGAAGTGCCCCTGGCTGCGGGGCGGCGACGGCGAGGGCAGCCGCCGCTGGTGCCTCTAG